The Rhinolophus ferrumequinum isolate MPI-CBG mRhiFer1 chromosome 28, mRhiFer1_v1.p, whole genome shotgun sequence genome segment ATGGTAGGTGCGCGGCAGCTGGGGTGGCAGCCCGTCCCAGGTGCCGATGCCACTGCTTCTGCTCTTTTCATTTGCGGGGCCAGAGTGGTGCATCCCGTCTCTGCTGCTGCTAGTGAGCTCCTCAGGGCTACGGGCTTTGCCTCTGCAGCTGGGGTCCGGGGCCACAGGCACTGTTCCTGCCATTCTGACACTTTTGCCTCCAGTCACCTTCAGATGTACACACGTGGGGATCTCTCAGGTGTCTTAGTGTGTTGACCAGAGGAGTCTTTGTTGAGTTAGAAAGGTTCCGCTAGTTACAGATTGAAGGGGAGAGACAAAGGGAGTGTCTCATCACTTATCATGATGCTGATGTCACTGCTGGTGATAACTTTTTAGATACGACACCAAAGGTACTATCCATGTAATAAGTCATTCGTAggctggatttcattaaaatgcaaaactTCAGTTCTGTAACAGACAATGTCAAGGGAATGAGATGACAAGCTGcaacttgaagaaaatatttgcagaagacacatctgataaaggactgttacccaaaatatatgaagaactgtTAAACCTCAACAATAAGAAACAACCAGATTAAAAAGCAGGTAAAGGACCCTAACAGACACACCTcatcaaagaggatatacaggGTCTTTGTCAGCTTCCACCATGGCGTACCGTGGCCAGGGCCAAAAAGTGCAGAAGAACCTCATCTTCAGATACTTGCAAAATAGATCTCGGATTCAGGTGTGGCTATATGAGCAAGTGAATATGCGGATAGAGGGCTGTATCATTGGTTTTGATGAGTATATGAACCTCGTATTAGATGATGCAGAAGAGATTCATTCTAAAACAAAGTCAAGAAAACAGCTGGGTCGGATCATGCTAAAAGGAGATAATATTACTCTGCTTCAAAGTGTCTCCAACTAGAAATGACTAATGAAGTGAGAAATTGTTGAGACGGCAATACAGTTTGTGTTTTTTAGGTCTCCTTTGTTAGGAGCATAGTTCTTAAACGTTTATTCATATTGCTCCAATTACTCTTATGTTATTACCAGATGACAATAAATGCTgaggaattgtttttattaaaaaaaaaaaaaaaaaaaagaggatatacagatagcagataagcatatgaaaagatgctcacatATACttcatcacagaaatacaaattaaacaacGACGAGGTACCACtccacacctgttagaatggcccaAATCAGGAGACTGACAGCACCAGGCGCTGGCGAGGATGTGGGACCGCGGGAACTCTCACTCCCTGCTGATGGGAACGCATCGCGGTGCAGCCACTTAGGAAGACAGCCAGGCAGATCCTCACAAAGCCCACACACCCCGCCCATACGTTCCAGCCATCAcgctctttggtatttacccagagGAGTGGAAAACGGGTGTTTGCAGCAGCTTTAGTCATAATTCCAagaacttggaagcaaccagAGGCCCTTCGGTAGGTGATGGATAAGTAAACGGTGGTCCGTCCagaccatggaatattattcggtgctAAAAAGGAGTGAGCTCTCACGTCATGAGAAGAcctggaggaaacttaaatgcatgtgactaagtgaaagaagccaatctgaaggCCACACACTGATTCCAGCTGCACaatgttctggaaaaggcaaaactgtggagacgggaaaatgatcagtggttgccagggattggggaggaggaaggagaagcaccgaggacttttagggcagtgaaaatccTCTGTACGACACTGTGCTGATGGCTACCTGCCATTAGACGTGTGTCCAAACCCATAGGaagtacaccaccaagagtgaaccctagtgTACACTATGCACTTGGGGTTATTATGCTGTCAATGCACATGAAACAAATGcatcttcagttttatatacctaTGCTTTTTTCTGGAAATAGGTCCATAGGTGTCATCACATTCTTAGGGGAGTCAATGAGCCCATTTGAGAGAGATGAGTTAAGAAATCTCAGTGTCTtcattcctctttccctctcctgtcCTTTTGTCTTTTCCCCTCAAAAGTCATTTAGTAACACAGTACCATTTCATGGAATCCAGTTGTGTCTAACCTTTGCCAAAAGTTTAGATTGCTTCATCTTCTATTAGGTGTTTTGGCAGGAGTTAGGCACAGTAAACCGTAAAATGGTGTAGTTACCTGATTTTGAATTTTGGCTTTGTCACTTATTTAGTGTGAAACATTGGGTTCATCATTTAATTTAACTGAAGTAAatctcagttttttcctctcttaaatgGAAATAACAGCATCtatgatataaattttttttaaagactgaattaAATATAACTGTATGGAAAGtatttagcccagtgcctggcaaatagccACTATGCCATGACTGTCAGATGCTGCTTCAGTTATTATGATAACTGCTGTTACTTCTGGCAGTGGTAGGTAAGAACCCTGGACCTTGAAACTCTGTACAGATTGATTAGCCTCAACAATCTGTAGCACTTCTTCTGCCTTTCTTCACAATTTTGGTGATCTTGTCATTAgtgtattcacatttttttcctaagagcaTATTTCTCCTCTTTACCTTTCTCACTGTAATCAGATCTAACTTATTATGTGCTTGCTGTGTGCTAGATGCTATGTGACTGGTTTGTGAATATTGCAGCAGAAGTTGGAAGACTGGCTTCTGGTCCGAGTTCTGTCGCTCAGCCTTTTGACTTTGTCAAGAAACTCaatgtgagcctcagttttgtaaAGTACAAAATAGGAGTGATAGCATTTGTCCTGTATTTACAGTTTGTTGTGATGATGAAATGATACGTTTCAGAAGTCCTTCATAAACTGTAAATAAGCACGCAAACGTAAAGGGTTACTATTTTTGTCACAATTACTGTCACCTTGCACAGTACAGCATTTTCGATGGACCTACCTCATTGTAGCTTCTGCCTTTCTGGAATCTTTTTCGGTAACAGCCTCACATAGCGCAATCATAAAGAATAGAAATGTCCTAACTTGAAAGCAGTATTATCTATTCTACATTGTGAGAACAGATGGTAAAGTATTTGAATTATATACATGTGGGTGCATGACAGGGCAGACACataaatgggtgaatgaatgaaagtatttTTGAATGTTTCTTAAGATTAGAGTCTGAATTTACAGGAAGCTACTAACCCTTTGCTGGTCACTGTACAAAAAATTTGTGAGGGAGGTATAATTTGGGAAACTTCCCCagttcattttaactttgggtggtatataggaagagaaataaggtGGTCTGAAATCTGGTAAAGGGCTATCGGCACAGGGCCTGGGCAGCAGCTTAGTGGTAGAGCTGAAATCGAGAGAGGGTCTTCtgtggctgtgtgatcttggacagaTCAGTTAacctctggacctcagttttcaaaGCTGTAAAGTGGAGCTAatattacatatttcaaaattgtgTGCAGGGAGTTAGAAGATTATGTGAAGTTGACTTCTAATCTATAATCCTGTATAAATTGTTAGTTACTGTTGTCATAGTTGTCAGGAAATTAATGACAGAATTAAGTGGTGCTTTGGGAGAGATGCTAGTTGAACTGGATTCTAACTTTAGTTGAATCCAAGAAGGGGGATGTTGACCATAATTCTTAAACCATTTATTACTAGGCCTGGAAAGGACTTCAGGAGCAGCTGAAGAAAAGGTTTTGTGGGTTTGTGATGATGACTTTCAATGTTACTA includes the following:
- the LOC117018748 gene encoding small nuclear ribonucleoprotein E-like encodes the protein MAYRGQGQKVQKNLIFRYLQNRSRIQVWLYEQVNMRIEGCIIGFDEYMNLVLDDAEEIHSKTKSRKQLGRIMLKGDNITLLQSVSN